Proteins found in one Penaeus vannamei isolate JL-2024 chromosome 43, ASM4276789v1, whole genome shotgun sequence genomic segment:
- the LOC113823889 gene encoding ankyrin-1 — protein MPERKINDNNSIKYNAGPVQYVSIPIVDTNSPKKVAQDVTLRDAVVRKDYNLCVKLLEEGADVTATDEDESSLLHLLARKYSKVETRAQKIPALLLQHGANINAKDKNGDTPLHVVAREGSEDFCRVILDHMTRNSKVKVNTKNKKLMAPLHLASQEGHDRIVQLLLDVEADPLSTDGQKYLPIHHAAEKGYATCCKLLFPSYPGDAKMESKVLTPLMLAARGGFYRCLEVMTGEKIDLNKQDRQGNTALHIAAKSGFDKFVKQIIELESNINIKNKAGNTPLMEAATKNRASCLLMLLHKGAKVDEVNKAKRSVLHIASDRRSGECMEYILKNGNMKKVINLQDSDGCTALHIAIKRDYEKCALLLLDAGASPEVACKQKFTALHLATQNTKTNVLEGLLKIKGLDLDPENLNKETPFHLAAKSGLRDTCLLLLRKGARLNAANKQGQTALHLSAYHGHHSVAKLLIKRGIDKRATDDKGSVALHAAACKGNLECCRVLVEADRVSGKEKNKRDRYPFDYAFNNGHQKVFQFLLQSLPFKGFATLPQGIQEKLHSHTHKALKERNKSAVETIVESMWWEAGFGSTKRHEEQPCSNFRELIKLYPSIAEKVMNKCTTTCPTTRFKSYDFRIFEDNYFIRREKKKSGLDLPQSPFYQDSWRVMPFAEEMVTDNLLWKKEHPVNLMVVHRCPQLLQHPLTKAWLRHKWKSYVRFIYMGTLFLQLFFMAALVAFMVVVWNWQQIEQTQNLTEDEFCRVNQKPDELTTAVNSTSSVPEANATSLRPLDVGEANATSPRPPDVAEGVDSWDSSQSHFCHAVLCISLIFQIVLEANYIRKLRCQYVNITSLVSFMCIILCVVLLLPTSVCSLQHGIKSVSIWQCGIIALVLASFRLISTINRLPAFSVFTSITQSFIMSYLKGVMYVLAIIFLFALIFHLLLSNQLSFITLPQALVKMVVWMLGDLGYDDTFINNTLNYPYLVNCLFLVFLFTIGVFLVTLLKAPSTDINKIKFYRMARQAQMYFTIDISFPSFKRSHAIGKFCDKEHKFWIVSKLEKILKRRQPGAVVVQNLLNVVKIGLIDDREYRKPMERHWLVVKVEDVLNMFTSETEEDDSQRFPDVTQEHIANQSEKLDQLLVLYNQLHESYQKQNEQMNELRNQIDNLKLHTF, from the exons aTGCCAGAAcggaagataaatgataataacagcatcaagTATAATGCTGGACCTGTGCAGTATGTCTCCATCCCTATAGTTGATACCAATAG TCCCAAGAAAGTGGCACAGGACGTGACCCTCCGCGATGCAGTCGTCAGGAAGGACTATAACTTGTGCGTCAAACTGCTGGAGGAGGGAGCCGACGTCACGGCCACGGACGAGGACGAGTCGTCCCTCCTGCACCTCCTGGCCCGAAAGTACTCCAAGGTGGAAACCCGAGCGCAGAAGATCCCGGCGCTCCTGCTGCAACACGGGGCGAACATCAACGCCAAGGACAAGAACGGGGACACGCCCCTCCACGTCGTCGCGAGAGAAGGGTCCGAGGACTTCTGCCGCGTCATCCTGGACCACATGACCCGCAATTCCAAGGTCAAAGTGAACACCAAGAACAAGAAGCTGATGGCGCCCCTGCATCTGGCATCGCAGGAGGGCCACGACAGAATAGTCCAGCTCCTCCTGGACGTGGAAGCCGACCCTCTGTCCACGGACGGCCAGAAATACCTCCCCATCCACCACGCCGCTGAGAAGGGCTACGCCACGTGCTGCAAGTTGCTCTTCCCTTCATACCCAGGCGATGCCAAGATGGAGTCTAAGGTATTGACGCCTCTGATGTTAGCCGCCAGAGGTGGGTTTTACAGGTGCCTCGAAGTGATGACAGGTGAAAAGATCGACTTGAACAAGCAGGACCGACAGGGCAACACTGCGCTACACATAGCTGCAAAATCAGGCTTTGATAAATTCGTGAAACAGATCATTGAATTAGAgagcaacatcaacatcaaaaacaaagCAGGGAACACGCCGCTTATGGAAGCCGCAACGAAAAATCGTGCAAGTTGCCTGTTGATGTTGTTGCACAAGGGAGCCAAGGTGGACGAAGTGAACAAGGCGAAGAGGAGTGTTCTGCACATTGCCTCGGATAGGAGATCTGGCGAATGCATGGAGTATATTCTGAAAAATGGTAACATGAAGAAGGTGATTAACCTCCAGGATAGCGATGGTTGCACAGCACTCCACATTGCAATCAAGAGAGACTACGAGAAATGCGCCCTCTTGCTCCTCGACGCAGGAGCCTCGCCCGAAGTGGCTTGCAAGCAGAAATTCACCGCGCTCCACCTGGCCACGCAGAACACGAAGACGAATGTCCTGGAAGGCCTTCTGAAGATCAAAGGCTTGGACCTGGACCCCGAGAACCTAAACAAGGAGACACCCTTCCACCTGGCTGCCAAGAGCGGCCTGAGAGATACGTGCCTCCTGCTCCTGAGGAAGGGTGCTCGCCTGAACGCCGCCAACAAGCAGGGCCAAACGGCTCTCCATCTCAGCGCTTACCACGGTCATCATTCTGTCGCAAAATTACTGATCAAAAGAGGAATCGACAAACGCGCGACAGACGACAAGGGTTCCGTCGCGCTCCATGCAGCTGCGTGTAAGGGTAATCTCGAATGCTGCAGAGTGCTCGTGGAGGCCGACAGGGTGAGcggaaaggagaaaaacaaacggGACAGGTATCCCTTCGATTATGCCTTCAATAATGGCCACCAAAAAGTATTCCAGTTCCTGTTGCAGAGTCTGCCGTTCAAGGGCTTCGCCACCCTACCTCAGGGAATACAGGAGAagcttcactcacacactcacaaggcGCTAAAAGAACGTAACAA ATCAGCTGTTGAAACGATCGTGGAGAGCATGTGGTGGGAAGCGGGTTTCGGTTCCACCAAGAGGCACGAAGAGCAGCCTTGCAGTAACTTCAGGGAACTTATCAAACTTTACCCTTCAATAGCCGAGAAAGTGATGAACAAGTGCACAACCACTTGCCCAACAACGAGGTTCAAGTCCTACGATTTCAGAATATTCGAGGACAACTACTTCATCAGGCGAG aaaagaagaagagtggCTTGGATTTACCCCAAAGCCCTTTCTACCAAGACTCGTGGAGGGTCATGCCCTTTGCGGAAGAAATGGTCACCGACAACCTCCTCTGGAAGAAGGAACACCCCGTAAACCTCATGGTTGTGCACCGCTGTCCCCAGCTCCTGCAGCACCCACTGACCAAGGCCTGGCTCAGACACAAGTGGAAGTCCTATGTGCGGTTTATTTACATGGGGACGCTTTTTCTCCAGCTGTTCTTCATGGCGGCTCTGGTTGCCTTCATGGTCGTGGTGTG GAACTGGCAACAGATAGAACAAACCCAAAACTTGACAGAAGATGAGTTCTGCAGAGTTAATCAAAAACCTGACGAGCTCACGACTGCTGTGAACTCTACTTCCTCAGTCCCAGAAGCCAATGCAACCTCTCTTCGACCTCTTGACGTAGGAGAAGCTAATGCAACCTCTCCTCGGCCTCCTGACGTGGCAGAAGGAGTTGACAGCTGGGATTCCTCGCAGTCCCATTTCTGTCATGCGGTGCTCTGTATCTCACTCATCTTTCAGATCGTTCTGGAGGCCAATTACATCCGGAAG TTGCGCTGCCAGTACGTAAACATCACATCTCTGGTTTCCTTCATGTGCATAATCCTGTGTGTTGTGCTTCTGCTGCCTACGTCCGTCTGCAGTCTACAGCATGGAATCAAATCG GTCTCCATTTGGCAGTGTGGTATCATAGCTTTGGTCTTGGCCTCCTTCCGCCTCATCAGCACCATCAACCGACTCCCTGCTTTCTCCGTATTCACATCAATAACTCAGAGTTTCATCATGAGTTACCTGAAGGGCGTGATGTATGTCTTggccatcatcttcctcttcgccctcatttttcacctcctcctctccaatcAGCTGTCTTTCATCACGCTTCCCCAGGCACTGGTGAAGATGGTCGTGTGGATGCTGGGAGACCTTGGCTACGATGACACCTTTATAAATAACACTCTGAATTATCCGTACCTCGTCAACtgccttttcctcgtcttcctcttcacgATCGGAGTGTTCCTCGTCACCTTGCTCAAAGCGCCCTCGACCGATATTAACAAAATCAAGTTTTACCGCATGGCGAGGCAAGCTCAGATGTACTTCACGATTGACATTAGTTTCCCGAGCTTCAAGAGGTCCCACGCGATTGGGAAGTTTTGCGACAAGGAACACAAGTTCTGGATCGTCTCCAAGCTCGAGAAAATATTGAAGCGTAGGCAGCCAGGAGCCGTGGTTGTGCAGAACCTCTTAAATGTAGTGAAAATAGGGCTTATAGACGATCGCGAGTACAGGAAGCCAATGGAAAGGCACTGGCTGGTGGTTAAAGTCGAGGATGTGTTGAACATGTTTACgtcagagacagaggaagatgaCTCCCAGCGTTTCCCAGACGTCACTCAGGAGCATATTGCTAATCAGAGTGAAAAGTTGGATCAGTTATTAGTGCTGTATAATCAGTTACATGAAAGCTATCAGAAACagaatgaacaaatgaatgaGCTAAGAAATCAGATAGACAATTTAAAGCTCCACACATTCTAA